AGCTTTCACCAACGCAGCGGTCTTTCCTTTATATGCCGTTTATGCACAGTGAGTCTCTGCTGATTCATGAGCGTGCCGTTGAATTGTTCAAAGCTCCAGGCATGGAAAATAACTACGAATTCGAGATCAAACATAAGGTTATCATTGAGCGATTCGGTCGCTATCCGCACCGAAACGAAATACTAGCAAGAGAAAGTACTGCCGAAGAAGTTGAATTTCTAACTCAGCCAGACTCTAGCTTCTAACTTCGATAATGAGTACGTTTTTCGCCGGTTTTACACTCGGTCTTTCATTAATCTTGGCCATCGGCGCTCAGAATGCGTTTGTCCTTAAGCAAGGAATCAAACAGCACCACGTGTTGTTGGTCTGTTTGATTTGCTCACTTTCAGACGCCATCCTGATTTCTGCTGGTGTTGCAGGGTTTGGTTTAATCGTAGCGAAATTTCCTTTGATTGAACTCGTCGCTCGTTATGGCGGTGGCCTATTTTTGCTCTGGTACGGTCTGCGCAGCCCAAAAATGGAAACCTTGCCCTCCATAACGCTACAGGCTTTCGGCCAAAAGTTTTTCAAGCGGTATCCTCCTCATTGGAAACCTGACACTGTGAAAAAGAACGAAAGTGCCTTTCGTCTTCAGATCGTGCCTTATCTTGCAGATAGGGAAGTGGAATCCCTTGTTCGAAAGGAAGTACCGATATAAGTTCTGGAAAGACAAGGTTGGAAAGGCTCTCTACTTTTAATCGTAGTGAGTAAAATATTCAAAATTAAAGCGTAGATATTAATCAATGCTGAGAGTAAAAATAAAATCACACTTATTCTTCGTTATTTAAAGATAAATGTATTTTATAGCGCTGGAGTTTTTGGGGCACCTTCAGAAGGTCGTTTCATGCGCTCTTAAACAGAACCAGTAATCTGCTGCCTAACCTTAATTACTAGTAAGGAGACGTGGGTTATTCCCTATGACGCTTTCTAATAAATACTTTCGATAAACCTCCCTACCACTCCCTATTTTATCACTCAAAAGTAGTCAAACGTAAAACTTATTTAACATTATTTAATAATGGGAGGTTTATTTTTATGTTAGAAGTTTTTGACATTATGGCTTTTATTATAAGGTTATTAGTGTTGAATTCTATATTGCGTGGTAGCCTTTTTGGGGGATTGCTGGTGCTTTAAGTGCAATGTCTTATCGAGTCGATTCTTTCGGAGTTGGTGTCTCGGTGGCGGCTTTGGCGTTGGCCTTTGTCGTTTATGTTAACTTAAAAACCGTTCGTTCTAAAAGCGCACTTTGGTTCCTATTTGGCCTTGCTTATTACACGACCAGCTTATTTTGGGTAAATGGTTATTTGGCTCAAGAGTATGGGGATGCAAGCTGGATTCGGTGGGGGCTTTGGCCTCTTTTAGTCATTATTCTATCATCCAGTTTTCTCATTATTCCTTGTCTTTTAGCCACTCTGACTGATTCTCGCACGCTCGTAGCGCTTCCTTTTGTTTTGGTGTCTCTGGATATATTAAGAGAGCACACTGTCTTTTCTTTTTGCTTGGTTACACCCAGGGCTCTTGTTGCTAGATGTTGGGTTTTCCGGTTGGCTAAGTGTTATTGGCGCATTGGGTGGGAGCTTTCTTGTTTATCTACTGGCCAGCTCATGTGCTTGGCTGATATCTAACAAATCAAGTCGTCTTAAGTCTTTTGCGTTGTTCTCAACGATATTAGTGAGTTTATGGGTGGGTAATCAGGCGCTCTTATTGCCCCAGCTCTCTGAGCAAAGTCAATCGAACACTTCTGTTCGTATTTTACATAGTAACTTCACGGGGCCGCATAAGCTTTCTAAGAACGATGTTATTGAGCGCATGCAACGTTACGTCTCCCTATCTCTACAAGCCCCTAAGGCCGATATCGTTGTGTGGCCAGAATCCTCTATGTCCTTACCTTATGAAGAGATACAGCCATTCGTGAAGGACAGTTTAGACAAGCTGAAACAAAAGAGTGTTGTGGTGGTATGGGGCGGACAAGCTAGAAACGGTCAACATTTACAGAATGTGATTTACCGAAGTGATCAACCCTCACCGATTTACTTTAAACAACGATTAGTTCCTTTCGGTGAATATCGCCCCGCTTGGTTCATCGATTGGGTTGAGCAAGTGACACTTTCTCGAGGCGGCGATATTCAGGTCGCTTCTAATTCGATTGACCAGCATGAGTTTGGCTCTCTTCGAGCGGTGCTCGCTGTGTGTTATGAAGCGCTCTATTCCGATGTTTTCACCTCTAAATTGCACGCTGGCAACGTCGCCTTTTTATTAAGTGATGTTGAGTGGACTGATACCCCTTGGGTGAAACAATTCTTATTGAAGCTTAGTCGTGTTAGGGCGGCTGAAGTGGGCAAGTCTGTCGTCTATGCCACCAATCAAGGAAAAACCAGCTTAATTGGCCCTGATGGGGCGGTTCTTCGTCAAGTGGAAAACCAAGCAACGCAGGTGATGGATGTCTTGGTGCCTTTGAATACGCGCCAAACGCTTTACACGCAGTATGGACATCAGTGGCTATTGTGGCTTTCTGGTGGCGTACTTCTACTTATTCACCTTGCTAACCGTATGCACCCCATTAACACATACTCTCTTAATCAAAAGCGCCTATTTAGAGCGCAATAATACAAGGATACGTCATGGTATATCGTTGGCTAACGATTGGGGTACTTATCACCCTGACGCTCGGAGTAGGCGTTATTGCTCTCAATTACGAAAATTCAATTCAAACTCAACGCATCGGTCATTCAGCGCCCCCAGTAGACTTGGGGCGGAGCTCTAGCTCTGATAATCACCTGTCCACTGGGTTTGAAAACCAACAGGTAGCATCACAACAGCCATTTGAATCTCAAAGTGAACGCATTGAAGCTCAGATGTTGTCAGAGCTGGAGACGCTTAATCAAGACATTGCCGATGAAAAAGTCAGGTTAGACCAAGACACGGTCGAAGCGCAATCAATGGAGGAGTCTCCGGAATTGGTTTTGGCAAGGGCCAGTGTCATTTTGTCTGAGTTAGAGAGTGAAGGCATTGTGTTGAATTATGACCCTACACTTTTAACGCCAGACGCCGTTTCACCCACGATACAAGCCATTGAACAGCAAGTGGTCGACGTAGAAACTGACCTGATTGATATTGAAAAAAGATTCAATAACCTCGGCAATAATAAGGAGTCGTTATGATGAAAACGATGAGTGTCATGAAAGTGAGCGCTGCATTACTTATGTTAGTTAGCGTCTCATTGCCGACGGTTGCCGCTTCGGTTGGCGAGCTCAGTGGACGCGCTTTGGTTTCTCAAGGCAAATCTGGGTATCAGGTTGATTTGCAACTGCCTAGTGGCGTCAACGACTTAGTTCCCGCGTTATCAGTTCAATATCAGCAAGGCTCTGCCAATGGTCCGTTAGGGCTTGGAATGACCTTGAATGGCCTGTCGAGTATTACTCGCTGTAGTCGTAACAAACAAGACGATGGCTTCAATAGTGGGATACGATTTGATGAGACCGATGTGTATTGCTTAGACGGTCAACGTCTCTTTTTAGTGTCTGGTAGCGAAGGCCAAGGGGGAGCGAATATCGAACGAAAGGGGGATGGCAGACCAAGATTGTCGCAAACGGTCAATTATCTTCTGGACCAGAAAGCTGGACGATTTATTCGTCTGATGGTTACGTGACGCGTTATGGCTCAAGAGAGGATGCTCAATTAACCATTGATGGTCATGGCCTTGAGTGGTTCATCTCGAGACAATCCGACCGATTTGAAAATGGTATCGACTTTCGCTATCGCACTCATCAAGGTCAGCGCTACCTCGATAATATTCAATATGCCGACGTGAACCTGGCTTTTAACTATACGAACCGCCCTGACGTGCTTACTGCCTATCGTTTTGGTCACAAGCAGACACTGGGACAAAGGCTCGACCATATCCAAATTAATCGCGGTGGTCATGGGCTTCGTCGCATTGAATTTGCATACGGTAAAGTCAATTCTCAAGGCATTGAATTCAGTCGAATGGAGAGTCTGCGAGTGTGCGGCTCTGGTAGCAATTGCATGCCTGCGCATACTTTTGAATGGGAAAGTAACCCATACGCAGAGGGAGAGCCTGAGCAAAAAACATTGTACTCTCTCGATGAATTGAAAGGGTTTGTTGCGGGTGATATCAACCGAGATGGTCTCAGTGACATGTGCTACCTTGACGATGGGCTTTATTGCGGAATTAACCAGGGGCAAGGGAACTACGCCTCAGCGACAAAGTGGAGTCACGACTTTCAAGGCAGTGCATGGGAGGACGCTCAAAACTACGCGTCGTTGAGCTTAATTGATATTAATGAAGACAGCTTTCAAGACCTGTGTGCATTCAATGAAACCGGTTTTTTCTGCGCGTTGAATAATCAAGGACGTTCGTTTAATTCGGGGCGTTACTGGAGTCGAAATTACACCATTGATGATGCAGTAAGACTGTTGGATGCAAACAACGATGGTTTGGCGGATGTTTGCCGAGTTGACTCCAACCGAGTGGTTTGCGCCAACAATACAGGGCGAGGACTTAGCGCCGATTATGTCTTAATGGACCAAGGTTACCCGTTAGAGAAAACGTATCAGTCAATCTCCTTTGGTGTTGGAAGTGTTGATTTCGACCCCGTGAATCTGCCACAAAGCCAATTTATTGATATTAACCAAGATGGCTTTGCTGATTTATGTGGCGTGAAGCTTGATGGTCATTTTTATTGCTCTTTGGGTCGAAAATCCAGCAGCCGTACGCTTTCTTTTCAATTGCCTCAACGCTGGGCAAGTCAATTGCCCATTGGGTTAAAAAACACCGTTTCACAATCACCGAATCATGATACCCATGAGCAAGACATCAAGGTAGTTGAGCAATTGCAACGTACCATGAACCTTGTCGATGTTACCGGTGACGGATTGGCCGAGCTATGTTACCGACAAGGGAACGATTTTGTTTGCCATCAAAATACAGGGCAAGGTTTTGATGCCGCGAAAACATGGTTACCGCTTGGACAAGACCATTTTAGAATCGACACTGGCAATGAAAATAACGTGTCACAGGTTGAAGCATCCATCATGCTGTCTGACCGAAACAATGATGGGTTGTCCGACTTGTGCTATATCGCTGGAGAGCGCGTTTATTGTGCTTATGGCGACGGTAAGCATTTTAATTCGCCGACCGTGTTAGCCACGTTAAATGCCGACCTTGATTTGCTTAAAGACAAAATGTCGTTATCTGGGAATAAGATTCAAAAATTCTTTGGTATTAAAACCACGATTTACTCTATGGCTGTGAATAACGTTTACGGGCCGTTCAAAAAAGGCGTCGACGCCAATGGCGACGGCTTAATCGGCGACTGTTATCGCTCTATCGATGGGTTAACCTGCCTCTCTTATGAGTTCGAGCCGCTGGCTTTACTCAAATCGGTGACGTCAGGGTTAGGGGTGAAAAGTGAGTTTGAGTATGGATTAACAGGAAATGCCTCTGTGTTTCAAGGGGCGCTTGCGCCTTCAGGACTCATTGCGCTTGAGCCAAATTTTAAAGTGGTCAAGGCACTTAAGCGCAGTAATGGCATAGGAGGTATGAACCGTACTGAGTACTTTTATAAAGGGTATCACGCTCACCCTGATAAGGGCCTGCTCGGATTTGGGGAAATACAAACCAAAGATTTAGCGAGTCATACCCTCACCTCCACCGTAACCGGCTATCGCAGTGATTGGACACCTTATGTTGAGCGTACGCAAACGCGAATCAATAACCAAAAGATTGCTCAAAGCGAATTTGATTATAGAGAGGTGACGTCTCCTATCGCTGGGCAGTCTTGGCCACAAATGATTGAAAGCCGTCAATCGGCGTGGGATACATCAGGAAACCTTTTGACCCATACGGTTACGCAATATCAAGGTTACGACGCGCTTAATTTCCCCGATACCATCACTCGAACGGTCGAGGATGGTAATGGTGAACGATTTGTTGAAAAAACGAGCACGCGTTATCAGCATGATACGCAGCGTTGGTTAATCGGCAAACCTCTTGATGTGTCTGTGACCAAATCCAATGGTCATGACTCTCAAACGAGAAACACGACCTTCTCTTATGATGCGAATACCGGGGCTTTGGTTAAGCAAACCGTCGAGCCTGGACATGCACTCTCGTTAACGACGCAATTTGACTACAATGCCAGCGGATTTCGCACCTTAGAGCGTACGACTGGCAGTGGTGAAACGCGTCAATCGACAACCCTGTACGATGCTTTAGGTCGAGTGACGAAGCATACTAACGCCCTTGGTCACTTTGTCACGACCACTTATAACAACTCCTGTGGTTCACCCGATACCGTCACCGATGCTAATGGGTTGACGACCCGGTTTGCTTATGACGATTATTGTCGAGAAATTAAGAAAACCTTGCCGGATGGTAACTGGGTTGAACAAATCTATGAATGGAGTGATGGCGCGGATGCTGGCTTAGACCAACACGGATTGACGCTGGGTGACCGCAGCGTCTTCATGGTGACCACGCAAACCTCTCAGGGCGGTTTATCGACTACGTATTTTGACAAGTTGGGACGTGAAGTGCGCACCAAGCAATTGAACGGTGATGGTAAAACCGTGATGGTTGATAAGGTTTACAATGCAATAGGCCAGCTCGTTGGGGAAACCGTGCCTTATTTTGAGGGGTACTTCGCTGGCGATGCGACGTACTGGTTACAAACCACTTATGACGGGTTAGGTCGACCTACAACTCAAACTCAACCAACAGAAGATGTTGGGGACTTAGTATCCACAACGTATTATCAGGGACTAACCGCAACAATAACGGGCCCCGGTACATTTGAGAAGATTGAGCAGACTAATGGTTTGGGGCAAACGGTCCAAATCGTAGAAAATGGTCAGTCAACCCTACGCTATACCTATGATGCATTCGGTAATCTCACCCAAACCGATACCAATGGACTGGTAACGGAACTGAGTTATGACCAACGTGGTTATAAAACCAAGATGATTGACCCTGCGATGGGTACTTGGACGTATGGTCACAACGCGTGGGGAGAGCTGGTTTGGCAACAGGATGCGAAAGGACAGCGCACCACGTTCACTTATGATGCACTCGGTCGTAAAGTCAATGAAATTCGCCCAGATGAAATCAATCAATGGCAATATGACCAATCGTTGAAAGGCAGACTGGATGCCTCCAGCAGTGACAGTAGCCAACGTCGTTATACGTACGATGCGTTGGGGCGCACTCAATCGATGACCCTATCCATTGATGGCTCAGAGTACACGACCTACTACGAGTATAATGAAGAAGGTCGTCTCAGCCGGGTTACCTTCCCGTCGGGGATGAACTTAGATAAAGATTACGATGTGAATGGTCTGATTAAGCGAATGAGTATCCCTTATCCTGATATTTGGGATAGCCAATACCTGCAAATTGAGGAAGCGTTAAAAGCCACCTCAGAGCGCATTGTTGAACTCGAGATGCAGGCTTATGAACTTGAGAAAAGTGCGCAATTTTATATCGAGGAGTCTGAGCGTTTGCGTCAAGCGGCAGCGCAGTTGTTTGCCAAAAGTAATAGTTACCAACATACCGCTAACACACTCAGCGCCAGCGCGAGTTCGTTATTTCGAAGTGCCAATATTAATGCTAACCGCGCCGCGAGTTATCGTCGTAGCGCACAATATTACTGGCGCGCTTTTGGTAATCGAGTGTTCAGTAACTACAAAACACAAAATGGATACGCGTATTACAAATATGACCGATGTACCAAGAAAGATTGGAAAGGAAATTGTAAAAAGAAAGAATATTTTACCGCTAAAGTACCACTATGGATGGTTCAGACGCGTCGCTGTTTTACAGGAAAGTTCGCATCGCTTGGTTGCTACAATGGCGCAAGGGCCAGTATTAACTTAACGCAAGTTTATAAGCAATGGGCAAACCACTATCAAGCCATTGCGAATCGTCAACGTGCTCAGGCCTACC
This DNA window, taken from Vibrio neptunius, encodes the following:
- a CDS encoding type IV secretion protein Rhs, giving the protein MTRYGSREDAQLTIDGHGLEWFISRQSDRFENGIDFRYRTHQGQRYLDNIQYADVNLAFNYTNRPDVLTAYRFGHKQTLGQRLDHIQINRGGHGLRRIEFAYGKVNSQGIEFSRMESLRVCGSGSNCMPAHTFEWESNPYAEGEPEQKTLYSLDELKGFVAGDINRDGLSDMCYLDDGLYCGINQGQGNYASATKWSHDFQGSAWEDAQNYASLSLIDINEDSFQDLCAFNETGFFCALNNQGRSFNSGRYWSRNYTIDDAVRLLDANNDGLADVCRVDSNRVVCANNTGRGLSADYVLMDQGYPLEKTYQSISFGVGSVDFDPVNLPQSQFIDINQDGFADLCGVKLDGHFYCSLGRKSSSRTLSFQLPQRWASQLPIGLKNTVSQSPNHDTHEQDIKVVEQLQRTMNLVDVTGDGLAELCYRQGNDFVCHQNTGQGFDAAKTWLPLGQDHFRIDTGNENNVSQVEASIMLSDRNNDGLSDLCYIAGERVYCAYGDGKHFNSPTVLATLNADLDLLKDKMSLSGNKIQKFFGIKTTIYSMAVNNVYGPFKKGVDANGDGLIGDCYRSIDGLTCLSYEFEPLALLKSVTSGLGVKSEFEYGLTGNASVFQGALAPSGLIALEPNFKVVKALKRSNGIGGMNRTEYFYKGYHAHPDKGLLGFGEIQTKDLASHTLTSTVTGYRSDWTPYVERTQTRINNQKIAQSEFDYREVTSPIAGQSWPQMIESRQSAWDTSGNLLTHTVTQYQGYDALNFPDTITRTVEDGNGERFVEKTSTRYQHDTQRWLIGKPLDVSVTKSNGHDSQTRNTTFSYDANTGALVKQTVEPGHALSLTTQFDYNASGFRTLERTTGSGETRQSTTLYDALGRVTKHTNALGHFVTTTYNNSCGSPDTVTDANGLTTRFAYDDYCREIKKTLPDGNWVEQIYEWSDGADAGLDQHGLTLGDRSVFMVTTQTSQGGLSTTYFDKLGREVRTKQLNGDGKTVMVDKVYNAIGQLVGETVPYFEGYFAGDATYWLQTTYDGLGRPTTQTQPTEDVGDLVSTTYYQGLTATITGPGTFEKIEQTNGLGQTVQIVENGQSTLRYTYDAFGNLTQTDTNGLVTELSYDQRGYKTKMIDPAMGTWTYGHNAWGELVWQQDAKGQRTTFTYDALGRKVNEIRPDEINQWQYDQSLKGRLDASSSDSSQRRYTYDALGRTQSMTLSIDGSEYTTYYEYNEEGRLSRVTFPSGMNLDKDYDVNGLIKRMSIPYPDIWDSQYLQIEEALKATSERIVELEMQAYELEKSAQFYIEESERLRQAAAQLFAKSNSYQHTANTLSASASSLFRSANINANRAASYRRSAQYYWRAFGNRVFSNYKTQNGYAYYKYDRCTKKDWKGNCKKKEYFTAKVPLWMVQTRRCFTGKFASLGCYNGARASINLTQVYKQWANHYQAIANRQRAQAYQKRNQANHYQAASDNAERRANELIAQAQQNAALARQETDLLSNLTDELDDLVVAEAELQEIMDQRLDDDTAEIVWVATSRDNFGRIGGELFGNGMLTRRDIDRSRGTVQRITTGMGDNYLRDIHYTYDERGNVLSKISAVRNQQEYYQYDDFDRLTQWHYSDNRSVAQVERDYRYDVYGNLTYKTGQGQFNVNANGQLVGDYTYDANGNMLTGRGRTLAWNSFNKARHINDNGNIVQYEYGSERERVKQTSDGVTTYYISPEYQLELSMDNSGKTVTTMRHRFLADNQAVAEHVKTLIGSEKQIDRTAYFHRDALGTADLITDPNGQVQIERGYTPFGELLASAELQATPMFTNAEMRGFTGHENVGNSSGLINMNARLYDPVIGRFLSADTFVPEPSFSQSYNRYAYVYNNPLKYTDPTGHWVWWAAAMAFFVASQTFENPAIQMAGMVVGAIAMGYATSGLYTGLQPAAQAAASGATVSFSTTYITTGDFGDSMQAGVLGGLSAGVTYGVAHGAAGGASPFGAALPVAHGVVQGGFHELQGGSFKQGFISGVIGKLGGGIVHANVQTQLLQAGGMVIVSGIAAAASGANSRDAVMRSAVSSITIYFYNDIWNGMHGVAQMSEAKSIMQDADAVATEQTVEFVKEEGPGLMADGLTVGAAAYACYQSIGVLCSASASWAAASIDSRLGNKNHLLVDGMIGLGFSEGHARKINNTIGLGLSVPGAVRVGIMGEPLKSNVGDIIGIGVWSYERYYRNDNEN